The nucleotide window GCCGCCGTCTATGCCTCGCGCGCCATGCTGAGCCCGGTGCTGATCCAGGGCATGCAGCCCGGCGGCCAGCTGACCATCACCACCGAGGTCGAGAACTGGCCCGGCGAGACCGAGATCCAGGGCCCCGAACTGATGGTGAAGATGGAGGCCCATGCCAAGGCGATGGGCGCGCGCATCTTCATCGACACGGTGACGAAGCTGGACCTGACGGTGCGGCCCTTTGTCGCGACGCTGGATTCCGGCGCCACCATCACCGCCGATGCGGTGATCCTGGCCACCGGGGCGCAGGCGCGCTGGCTGGGCCTGCCGAGCGAGGAGAAGTTCAAGGGTTTCGGCGTCTCGGCCTGCGCCACCTGCGACGGTTTCTTCTATCGCGGCCGCGAGGTGGTGGTGGTGGGCGGCGGCAATACCGCCGTCGAGGAGGCGCTGTTCCTGACCAATTTCGCCAGCAAGGTGACGCTGGTGCACCGCCGCGACAGCCTGCGGGCGGAAAAGATCTTGCAGGAGCGGCTGTTCCGCCATCCCAAGGTCGCGGTGCTGTGGGACCACGAACTGGCCGAGGTCGAGGGCACCGAGGCGCCGCTGGGCGTCACCGGCGTCAAGCTCCGCCACGTCGCGCAGGGAACCGAACAGGTGATCCCGGCGGATGGGGTGTTCATCGCCATCGGCCACGCCCCGGCATCCGAGCTGGTGCGGGATCAGCTGGAGCTGCACAATGGCGGCTATGTGAAGGTCGAGCCGGGCACCACCCGCACCTCGATCCCCGGCGTCTTCGCCGCCGGCGACCTGACCGACCACATCTATCGCCAGGCGGTGACCAGCGCCGGCATGGGCTGCATGGCGGCCTTGGATGCCGAGCGCTGGCTGGCCGAGCATGACATGGCCGGAGAGCCGAACCGCCACGCCGCCGAGATCCCGGCGTGACGGCCTTTGCCGCCTTGCCCGAGCTTTATGTCAGCCCCGCCGCCGGGCAGGGGCTGCGGGCGGATGCCGCGCGGCTGGCGGCCTGGGACCTGACCGCCGAGCAGACGGCCGAACTGGCGCTGATGATGGATGGCGGGCTGTTTCCGCTGCGCGGCTACCTGTCCCAGGCCGATCATCAGGCGGTGCTGGCCGACGGCCGGCTGGCCTCGGGCATGGTCTGGCCGCTGCCGCTGGCGCTGGCGGTCCCGGACGGCCTTGCCGCCGAGCTGGAGCCGGGCCAGGACATCGCGCTGCGGGAACCCGGCGGCGCCGTGCTGGCGATCATGTCGGTGACCGATATCTGGGGCGCCGGCCCGGCGCTGCTGGGCGGCCGCATCAAGGGGCTGGCGGCACCGCGCGGCCGCGACGCGGCGCTGACCCCGAATGCGCTGCGGGCGCGGTTCCGGGCGGCGGGCTGCCGGCAGGTGCTGGCCGAGCTTGGCGCGGGCGGGGTGATGCTGCGCCCGGACCGGGGCGAGCCGGTGGCGCTGCCGCTGGCCGTCCAGAGCGCCCTGGGCCAGGCGATCCTGGCGCGCAACCACGGCGCCACGCATCTGCTGCTGCCCGAGGACGCGGCGGCGCGGCGGCGGCTCTGCGCCCATGCGGACGGGCTGGGGCTCGACCCCGTCGGCTGACGGCGCGTTGACCGGCACGGCCGCATCGCCTATCGCAAGAGGCAGAGAGTGGGAGCGCAGATGACCGAGCCTGTCCTGATCCTGACCATGAAATGGGGCACGATCTACGGTGCAGAAGATGTGAACCGGCTTTATCGGCAGGTTCGGCGCCACCTGGCGCGGCCGCATCGCTTCATCTGCTTCACCGACGACGCCGAGGGCATCGACCCCGGCGTCGAGGCGCTGCCGCTGCCCGAGCTGGGCCTGCCCAAGGGCCATGGTGACACGCGCTGGCGCAAGCTGGCGCTGTTCCGCCGCGACCTGGGCGGCTTTGCCGGCATGACGGCGCTGTTTCTGGACCTGGATCTGGTGGTGGTGGACGACCTGACGCCGTTCTTCGACCTGCCGGGCGATTTCTTCATCATCCGCGACGACGACCTGTTTCGCGCCAAGCCGCTGCGCAAGGTCAATCCGGCCCGCGACCGTTTCCTGCATTCGGTCGGCAACAGCTCGGTCTTCCGCTACGAGGTGGGGGCGCATGGCTATGTCCTGGACGCCTATCTGGCCGATCCGCAGGCGGCGACCGCGCGATACGAGATCAGCCAGCAGTTCCAGAGCGCCCAGCTCGCCGCGCAGGGCAACCTGCATTACTGGCCGAAAGGCTGGTGCGTCAGCTTCAAGAACGATTGCGTGCCGCGGCATTTCCGCAGCTTCCTGGCCGATCCGGCCTTGCCCGAGGGCGCGAAGATCGTGCTGTTCGCCGGGGCGCCGAAGATGGAGGACGTGTTCGCCGGCCGCGGCCACAAATGGTATCGCCGCATCGGCAATATCGACTGGCTGAGAAAGGCCTGGCAGGGATGATCGCGGATGCCTTGCGGCGCCTGAAGCAGGCCCGGCGCATCAGGGCGGCCGAGGCCGAGATCCTGGCCCGCCGCGTCGCGCCGGCGCCGCATGGGCTGCGGGCGCCGCTGGTCGTCAGCCTGACCAGCTATCCGGCGCGTTTCGCCAGCCTGCATCTGGTGCTGCGCTCGCTGCTGACGCAGACGGTGGCGGCGGACCGGGTGATCCTGTGGCTGGACGCGGGCGACGAGGCGAAGCTGACCCCCGAGATCCGGACGCTGGGGGTCGAGACGCGGATCTGCCCGAACTGGCGCAGCTACAAGAAGATCGTGCCGGCGCTGCTGGAGGCGCCGGATGCCTTCATCGTCACCGCCGACGACGATGTCTATTACGGCGCCGACTGGCTGGCGCAGATGGTGCGCCGGGCCGGGGCGGGCGTGGTCTGCCACCGCGCGCATCGCGTGGCGCTGCGCGACGGCCGGCCCGCCGCCTATGGCGACTGGCAGCGCAACATCGGCCGGCCCGAGGCCGGGCCGCTGGTCTTTCCGACCGGGGTGGGGGGCGTGCTCTATGCGCCGGGGGTGTTCCACCCGGACGTGACCGATGCGGCGCTGTTCCAGCGGCTGGCGCCCTCGGCCGACGATGTCTGGCTTTACTGGATGCACCGGCTGGCGGGGTCGCGGCCGGAAAAGATCGGCGGCCGTTTCCGCATCACCGAATGGCCGGGCACCCAGGCGCAGAACCTGCGCGCCGGCAACCTGGCCGGCGACGGCAACGACCGCGCGCTGCGCGCCATGCTGGAGCATTACGGCTTTCCGGCCTGAACCGGCGTCCGTTACGGCGCCAGCCGCCGGGCGCTCAGCCGGCCGGGATCGCGCACGCGGATCAGGCCGCGGCGCTGCTCGATGATGCCTTCGGCGCGCAGCTCGGCCAGGGTGCGGTTGACGGTCTGGCGCGAGCAGCCGGCCAGCAGCGCCAGCTGCGACTGGCTGACCTGGACCTCGGGCCGCTCGGTCGTGGTCATGCGCAGCAGGTGCATGCAGATCCGCCCCTCGGCCGAGTAGAATTGCGCGATGGCCTGCAGCCGGTTGTCGCGCACCAGCCGGCCATGCAGGATGCCGGCGAAATTGCGCAGCAGCACCGCCAACGGCACATGCCGCATCAGCAGCGGCGCGGTGAAGCACAGCAGCCTGGTGTTCGGCAGGGTGCGGCAGGAGGCGGCGCAGGTCTTGCCGGACAGCAGTTCGATCTCGCCCATCACCTCGCCGGGGCCGGCGACATGGGCGATGACGGTGTTGCCGTCCACGTCGACGAAGCTGACCTCGATCTGGCCCTCGATGATCAGATAGGCGACGTCGGTTTCCTCGTCCTGGCTGAGGATCTCGGTGGGGGTGGGAAAGACCCGCGGCGTGCATTCGGCATAGAAGGCCAGCCGCGCCTCGACGCCCAGCCCCTCGATCAGGTCGGGCGACAGGCTTTCCCAGCGCCCCGGCTGCTGGAACCATGGCGGCAGGCCCGGCGCTTTTCGAACGGGGCCCGGCTGCGGGCTCCGGCGGATCGGGCTGTCATTGGTCAAGAGGCCGCCCCAGTTTGAATCATGCGCGTCAGGTGACGCGCATGATTTTACACGAACGGGGCAGGATCGGAACAGCAAAGAACCTGCCGCCGGGGCACCGGAAGCATTGCGCTGGGGGATCCGGCACTTGCAAAACCGGGCCGAGGAAACATGGATCCCCTAGCGTCACCACCATTTAGCGGATTCTTGCCGGTGTTTGTGTAAGATAGCCGACAGTTCGGAACGATTTCTTGCCGCTGGGCTGCGACAGACCGCCGCAGCAGCGCCCGCCGCCCCGCCGGACGGGGCGGCGCCGGCGGTCAGTGCACGCTGACCGGGCTGAGTTCGTTCTGGCGGGCCAGCATGAAGGCCAGGCTGCGGTCCTTGACCAGCGCCAGCCGCTCGCCATCGGGGCCGTGCACGGCATAGAGCGCCTCGGCATCCGGCACCTGGCGGCGCACCTCGTCGGGCAGCGTGTCCATGGCGACGCGGCGGATATAGACGGTGTTGCCCGTGATTTCCGGGCCGAAATCGAATTTCTCGTTCATCTGCGATCCCCTTTCACTTGCGGCTGATCGGTATGGTCTGCACGATGCTGTCGGGCACGGCCCGGCGCAGGTCGATGTTCAGCAGCCCGTTCTCCAGCCCGGCCGAGACCACCTCGACCCCGTCCGCCAGCACGAAGCTGCGCTGGAAGGCACGGGCGGCAATGCCGCGGTGCAGGAACACCCGCTCGTCCTCCGCCTCGGCCTGACGGCCGCGAATCACCAATTGGCGATCCTCCAGCGTGATGCTGAGATCGTCCTCCGAGAAGCCGGCCACGGCCAGCGTGATGCGGAAGCCGTTCTGCCCCTGGTGTTCGATATTGTAGGGCGGATAGCCCTCGGCGCCCTTGGCGGCGCGTTCGGCCAGCCGCTCCAACTGGTCGAACCCCAGCAGGAACGGATGAGCGGCCAGACTGATCTTGGTCATTCCCCCAAGCCCTTTACATCTAAAGCGACTGTCGGCCGGACCCCGGAATGGCGATCCGGCAAGACCAATATGTGAACGCGGGCGGCGCAGCGCAAGATGCCGATCCGTTAACCGAGATTGGCAAAGCCATTAACAGCGTTGTATCGGTGGGATATAAGAGGTCAGTCCAGCCCGAGGCCCGACATGAACGCCCATCACGAGATGTCCCATGAAGAGATCGCCCGCGCCAAGCTCGAGGTGCTGCGGCGCGAGCATCGGGATCTGGACGAGGCGATCGCGGCGCTGTCCGAGCAGAGCCTGACCCATTCGCTGACCCTGCAGCGGCTGAAAAAGCAGAAGCTGGCGCTGAAGGACCGCATCACCCGGCTCGAGGACGAGCTGACCCCCGACATCATCGCCTGATTGCATGATCCCGCCCGGCGCTGTAGGGCGGGGCGCAAAAGGGGGTCGAGCCATGGAAGAAGCCGCCGAAACACCCGCCGGCACGCCCGTCGGCATCATCATGGGCAGCCAGTCCGACTGGCCGACCATGCGCGAGGCCGCCGCCATCCTGGACGCGCTGGGCATCGCCTACGAGGCGCGGATCGTGTCCGCCCATCGCACGCCGGACCGGCTGTGGGACTATGGCAAGACGGCGGTGGCGCGCGGGCTGAAGGTGATCATCGCCGGGGCCGGCGGCGCTGCGCATCTGCCGGGCATGATGGCCAGCAAGACCCGGGTGCCGGTGATCGGCGTGCCGGTGCAGACCAAGGCGCTGTCGGGCGTCGATTCGCTTTACTCGATCCTGCAGATGCCCAAGGGCTATCCGGTCGCCACCATGGCCATCGGCGCGGCCGGCGCCGCCAATGCCGGGCTGATGGCGGCGGGGATCCTGGCGATTTCCGACCCCGGGCTGGCGGCGCGGCTGGAGGCCTGGCGCCAGGCGCTGAGCGATTCGATCCCCGAGGAGCCGAAGGATGAGTGAACTTGCCCCCGGATCGGTGATCGGCATCCTGGGCGGCGGCCAGCTGGGCCGCATGCTCTCGGTCGCGGCCAGCCGGCTGGGCTATCGCTGCCATGTCTACGAGCCGGGCGCCGCGCCGGCGGGCGACGTGGCGCATCGGCTGACCACCGCGCCCTATGAGGACCAGGCGGCGCTGCGCGCCTTCGCCGAATCGGTCGATGTCATCACCTATGAATTCGAGAACGTGCCGACGGCGGCGCTGGACCTGCTGGAATCGCTGCGCCCGATCCGGCCGAACCGCCGGGCGCTGGCGGTGTCGCAGGACCGGCTGAGCGAAAAGGACTTCCTGGCCGGCATCGGGCTCTGCACCGCGCCCTATCGCAATGTCGAGACCGAATCCGACCTGCCCGAGGCGCTGGCGGCGCTGGGCGTGCCCGCCATCCTCAAGACACGGCGGCTGGGCTACGACGGCAAGGGGCAGATCCGCCTGTCCGATGCCGGGCAGCGCGACTGGACCGGCGCCCCCTCGGTTTTGGAGGGGTTCGTCGAGTTCTCGGCCGAGATCAGCGTCATCGTCGCGCGCGGCGCCGACGGGCAGGTCGCGGCCTATGATCCAGGCCTGAACCTGCATCGCGAGGGCATCCTGCGCACCACCACCGTGCCCTGCGGCCTGCCGGCCGGCCTGCTGACCGATGCGGTGCTGATCGCGGCGCGCATCGTCAATGCGCTGGACTATGTCGGCGTCATGGGGGTCGAGCTGTTCGTCACCGCGGACGGGCTGGTGGTGAACGAGATCGCGCCGCGGGTGCACAATTCCGGGCACTGGACGCAGGCCGGCTGCGCCGTCGACCAGTTCGAGCAGCATATCCGCGCCGTGGCCGGCCTGCCCTTGGGCGACGGCCAGCGCTATGCCGATGTCGAGATGGAGAACCTGATCGGCGACGACATGCTGCGCCTGCCCGAACTGCTGACGCAGCCGCGCTGCCAGGTCCATCTTTACGGCAAGGGCGATGCGCGCCCCGGCCGCAAGATGGGCCATGTCAACCGGCTGCGGTAAAGGCCCCCGCCACCCGGTCGAATTCCTCCCGGTTGCCGGGAATGCCGAGGCGGATCCAGCGCGGGTGCCAGGGAAAGACCCGGCTCCAGATCCCGGCGCGGGCCAGCAGTGCATGCGCGACCGGCGCGTCGGGGGCGTCGTAGAGCCGGAACAGATGCGTGCCCCCGACCAGCGGCCAATGCGGGGCGACGATCTGGTCGAGATGCAGCGCCGCCTCGGACAGCCAGACCACGGTGTCGTCGATCCATGCCGCATCGGCCAGCGCCTGCGCGCCGATCTCCAGTGCCGGGCCGCTGACCGCCCAGGGGCCGGCGCGCTCGGCGAGGCGCGCCAGCAGATCGGGCGCGGCGATGGCGAAGCCCAGCCGCAGCCCGGCCAGGCCCCAGAACTTGCCGAAGCTGCGCAGCACCATCGCATTGTCCGGCCGCGCGCCTGCCACCGACAGGTCGGGGCGCGGATCGGCGAAACTCTCGTCCACCACCAGATGACCGACCGTGGCGGCGATGGCGGCGATCCGCGCGGGTGTGAATTCGCGCCCGTCGGGATTGTTCGGGTTCACGATCACCGCCAGATCGGCGCCGGCCAGGGCGTCCGGATCGGAGGGTTCGGCCACCTGCCAGCCGGCGGCGCGCAGGCTGGCGGCATGTTCGTTATAGGTCGGCGACAGCACCGCCGCCCGCCGGCCCGGCAGCACATGCGGCAGCAGCTGGATCGCCGCCGAGGCGCCGGCCAGTGGCAGCACCTGATCCTGCGGGCAGCCGAATCGGGCCGCGGCCGCCGCGCAAAGCCGCGCGGCATCGGCGCGGGTCGGCAGCGCGGTCAGGGCATGGGGTGAAAACACCGCCGCAGGCCAGGGCCGGCGGTTGATTCCCGTGGACAGGTCGATCCAGTCCGCCCGTCCGAAGCGGCTGGCCGCCTTGTCGATATCGCCGCCGTGGTCGCGCATGGCTAGCTCCTCCCTCGCGCGTCCTTGAACCTGCGCAAACGCCCGTGGTCAAGCGGCAGAGGCTGGCTGTCGCGAACCGGTAACGGAATTTTCGCTTTACACCCTCGTGGAACCGTCCCACGATATGTTGTAGGCACATTTCGGAAACTACGCCGAGTGTTGTCTGGGCCACCAAGAGTTGGGGCCAAGGGTTGGGGTTCGACCTTGCTCCGCTCTCAGACAGGCAGGGGGACAGGATATGGCACAGCTGGACTTCATCCATAGCGATGACATCCATCCCATCGACATCGTGGAAACCGTCGCGGCGCATCACGAATGGGACTTCGACCGTCTGGCCGAGGACCAGATCGCCATGGCGGTCGAGGGGCAATGGCGCAGCTATTCGATCACGCTGGCCTGGTCGCCGCGCGAGGAGGTGCTGCGGCTGATCTGCACCTTCGACATGGATCCTCCGGCCGAGAAGCTGCCGGCGCTTTACGAGGTGCTGAACCTGGCCAATGATCAGGTCTGGGACGGCGGCTTCACCTTCTGGTCGCCGCAGAAGCTGATGGTCTGGCGCTATGGGCTGGTGCTGTCGGGCGACGCCATCGCCAGTCCGGAACAGATCGACCAGATGATCGGCAACGCCATCCTGGCCTGCGAGCGCTTCTATCCCTGCTTCCAGCTGGCCTGCTGGGGCGACGCGACGCCCGATGCCGCCATGGACATCGCCCTGTCCGAGGCCTACGGTCGCGCCTAATTTTCGCCGCAGGGCAGGGACGGGGCATGGATTTTTCGGATGTGAACGCGCGCGGGCTGGTGCTGGTAGGCTGCGGCCGCATGGGCGGGGCATTGCTGGACGGCTGGCTGAGGAACGGGCTGGCGGCGGGCGCGGCGCATGTTCTTGACCCGCATCCCCGGGCGGAACTGGCGGATCTGGGTGTTTCGGTCAACGCAGAATTGCCGGACGACCCGGCGGTGCTGGTGATCGCCGTCAAGCCGCAGATGATGGCGGATGTGCTGCCGCGGCTGTCGGTCGGGGCGCGGACGCTGGTGGTCTCGGTCGCGGCGGGGGTGACGCTGGGCGCCTATCAGGCGGCCTTTCCGGCCGCGCCCATCGTCCGCGCCATGCCCAACACCCCGGCGGCCATCGGCCAGGGCATCACCGCCATCATCGGCAATGCCAGGGCCGGCGAGGCCGAGATGGCGCTGGCCGAGACGCTGATGTCCGCCGTCGGCCGCGTCGTGCGGCTGGAAAGCGAGGGCCAGATGGATGCGGTGACGGCGCTGTCCGGCTCGGGGCCCGCCTATGTGTTTCACCTGATCGAGGCCATGGCCGCGGCGGGCGCGGCCGAGGGGCTTTCGCCGGCGCTGGCGCTGGAGCTGGCGCGGGCGACCGTGGCCGGAGCGGGCGCGCTGGCCGTGCATGAGGATGCGGACCCGGCGAAGCTGCGCGAGGCCGTGACCTCGCCCGGCGGGACCACGGCGGCGGGGCTTCACGAGCTGATGGACCCCGAGACCGGCCTGCCGCCGCTGATGCGCCGCACCATAGCGGCCGCCGCGGCGCGGGGGCGGGAGCTGGGGCAATGACCGAGCCGATCGCCTGGGCGGATTTCGAGAAGCTCGAGATCCGCGTCGGCCGCATCACCCGCGCCGAGCCTTTCCCCGAGGCGCGGCGGCCGGCCTTGAAGCTGTGGCTGGATTTCGGGCCCGAGCTCGGCGAGCGCAAAAGCTCGGCCCAGATCACCCGGCATTACGCGCCGGACGGGCTGGTGGGCCGGCAGGTGCTGGCGGTGGTGAATTTTCCGCCGCGCCAGATCGGCCCCTTCATGTCCGAGGTGCTGGTGCTGGGCCTGCCGGACGAGGATGGCGAGGTGGTGCTGATCGGCCCGGACCAATCGGTGCCTCTGGGCGGAAGGATGTATTGATGAAACTTCTGGTGACGCGCCGCATGACCCAGGCGGCGGAACATGCGCTGTCGGCCCGGTTCGAGACCGAGATCCTGGACCGCAAGGACGGCTTGAGCGTCGACGAGGCGGCGCGGGCGCTGGCCGATTACGACGCGATCCTGCCGACGCTGGGCGACCGCTTCGCCGCCGAGGCCTTCCAGGGCCGGCCGCGCTGCCGCCTGCTGGCGAATTTCGGCGCCGGCTACAACCATATCGACGTGGCGGCCGCCGCGGCGGCCGGCATCGCCGTGACCAATACCCCCGATGCCGTGACCGAGGCCACCGCCGACATCGCGCTGACCCTGATCCTGATGACCGCGCGCCGGGCGGGCGAGGGCGAGCGGTTGTTGCGCCGCGGCGCCTGGACCGGCTGGGAGCCGACGCAGCTTCTGGGCCGCCATGTCACCGGCTGCACGGTCGGCATCCTCGGTATGGGCCGCATCGGCAAGGCCATCGCCCGGCGCTGCCATTTCGGCTTCGGCATGGATGTGATCTTCCACAACCGCTCGGTGGTGTCGTCGCTGGATTTCCCGGCCCGGCAGGTGACCGATCTGGACGAGCTGTTGACGCAGTCGGATTTCGCCGTCGTGGCCGTGCCCGGCGGCGCCGGAACCCGGCACATGATCGGTGCCGAGGCGCTGGAGCGGCTGGGGCCGCGGTCCTACCTGATCAACATCGCCCGTGGCGACGTGGTCGAGGAGGCGGCGCTGGTCGAGGCGCTGGCCCAGGGCCGGATCGCCGGGGCCGGGCTCGATGTCTACGAGTTCGAGCCCAGGGTCTCGCCGGCGCTGTGCGCCATGGAGAACGTCACCCTGCTGCCGCATCTGGGCACCGCCGCCGAGGAGGTGCGCACCGCCATGGCCATGCGGGCGATGAACAACCTCGTCGCCTTTGCCGAGGGGCAGGCGCTGCCGGACCGGGTGAACTGAGGCTTGCGCCGCCGGCGCCGCCGGCGCGGGTGACGGCAGGACGGGGCTGCGGTGGGGGCTTGACCCCGCCGGCTTGGGCTTTCAGGTTGGGGCCGGGACAGGCCGGGCGGGACAGGATGCTTTACAGCTATATCAGTCAGGGGGCCGGGCTGTTGCCGCTGCCCGAGGGCGGGGGGCTGGCCGAGGCGCTGTGGATCGACCTCTATCGCCCGCTGGATTCGCAGGTGAAGGCGGTGGCGGCGCTGGGATACGAAATCCCGACCCTGGCCGAGATGGAAGAGATCGAGATCTCGAACCGGCTCTATACCGATAACGGCACCCTCTACATGACCGGGGTGCTGCCGGGACAGTTGCCCGACGGCACCCCGGCCGCCATGCCGGTGACCTTCATCGTCAGCCCGCGCCAGCTGGTCACCGTGCGCCACCACGCCCCGCGCCCCTTCGAGACCTTCCCGCCGCGCGCCGACCGCTCCAGCAGCGGCTGCGGCTCGCCCGCGCGGGTATTCCTGGGGCTGGTCGAGGAGATCATCGGCCGCTTCGCCGATATTTCCGAAGGCGTGACCAAGGTGCTCGACACCACCGCCGGGCAGGTGCTGACCATGACCGCGGCCTCGGACGCGGCGTCGCTGCAACGCTCGCTGGTCACCATCGGCCAGCAGGCCGAGCTGATGAGCCGGGTGCGCATGGGGCTTTTGTCCATGGACCGCATTCTGGCCTATCACGCGGCCAATACCGGGCATCAGCCCGAGCATGGCCATATCCGCCCGCTCGGCACGGCGCTGCAACGCGACATCCAGGCGCTCGAGGTGCATGCCGATTTCCTGGGCTCGCGCATTGCCATGACCGTCGATGCCGCCATGGGCATGATCGGCCTGCAGCAGAACGACCGCGTGCGCATCCTGTCGGTGGTGGCGGCGCTGTTCCTGCCGCCGACGCTGATCGCCAGCATCTACGGCATGAACTTCACCCATATGCCCCAGCTGGAGCTGGAATGGGGGTTTCCCATGGCGCTGGGGCTGATGGTGGTCTCGGCCGTGGTCACCTTCCTGGTGCTGAAATGGCGGAAATGGCTTTAACCGCGCAGCGGCACTTCCTCGATCATGCGGAAGAAGCCGTCCTCGTCCTCGCCCATCAGCGCGACGGCTGCCACC belongs to Paracoccus sp. TOH and includes:
- a CDS encoding magnesium transporter CorA family protein yields the protein MLYSYISQGAGLLPLPEGGGLAEALWIDLYRPLDSQVKAVAALGYEIPTLAEMEEIEISNRLYTDNGTLYMTGVLPGQLPDGTPAAMPVTFIVSPRQLVTVRHHAPRPFETFPPRADRSSSGCGSPARVFLGLVEEIIGRFADISEGVTKVLDTTAGQVLTMTAASDAASLQRSLVTIGQQAELMSRVRMGLLSMDRILAYHAANTGHQPEHGHIRPLGTALQRDIQALEVHADFLGSRIAMTVDAAMGMIGLQQNDRVRILSVVAALFLPPTLIASIYGMNFTHMPQLELEWGFPMALGLMVVSAVVTFLVLKWRKWL